One Salarias fasciatus chromosome 22, fSalaFa1.1, whole genome shotgun sequence DNA segment encodes these proteins:
- the LOC115409787 gene encoding interleukin-6-like, whose protein sequence is MQAKTEGRQLLPAPPALRRPPTRAASVFQQCAMPSRFNPLSALMLAALLLRGEATSDLLSTWKALAGIAKQHKKQFEDEFHKSVTILESYKTSSFPIKCPEFNFSREACYHRLAKGLQVYTVLLRHVEREYPQQPDPVRRQAEEQLLREFDTPDRYHRKMTAHSILHHLKVFLADGTRAIFKRERAWAGRKAVTFHAANS, encoded by the exons ATGCAGGCCAAAACTGAAGGCCGGCAGCTCCTCCCGGCGCCGCCAGCCCTCCGCAGGCCTCCGACCAGAGCAGCCAGTGTTTTCCAGCAGTGCGCCATGCCCTCCAGATTTA ACCCGCTCTCCGCGCTGATGCTGGCGGCTCTGCTCCT gaggggggaggcgacctctgacctgctgagCACCTGGAAAGCTCTGGCCGGCATCGCCAAGCAGCACAAGAAACAG TTCGAAGACGAGTTCCACAAGAGCGTGACCATCCTTGAAAGCTACAAGACCTCTTCTTTCCCCATCAAGTGCCCAGAGTTCAATTTCAGCAGG gaggCCTGCTACCACAGGTTAGCCAAAGGCCTGCAGGTCTACACGGTTCTCCTCCGGCATGTGGAGCGGGAGTACCCCCAACAACCTGATCCTGTCCGCCGCCAGGCT gaggagcagctgctgcgggAGTTCGACACGCCGGACCGCTACCACCGGAAGATGACGGCGCACAGCATTCTGCACCACCTCAAGGTCTTCCTGGCCGACGGCACCAGGGCCATCTTCAAGAGGGAGCGGGCCTGGGCCGGCAGGAAGGCCGTCACTTTCCACGCCGCCAACAGCTGA